A genomic stretch from Ictalurus punctatus breed USDA103 chromosome 2, Coco_2.0, whole genome shotgun sequence includes:
- the selenow2a gene encoding selenoprotein W, 2a isoform X1 — MGVQIRVEYCGGUGYEPRYQELKRVVVAEFPEAEVSGFVGRQGSFEIEINGQLVFSKLETSGFPYEDDVMEAIQKAHDGKPVEKIIKSRPPCVIL, encoded by the exons ATGGGTGTACAAATCAGAGTGGAATATTG TGGCGGATGAGGCTACGAGCCCCGCTATCAGGAGCTCAAGCGAGTCGTCGTCGCTGAGTTTCCTGAGGCGGAGGTGTCCGGCTTCGTCGGCAGACAAG GGAGCTTTGAGATTGAGATCAACGGACAGCTGGTTTTCTCAAAGCTAGAAACCAGCGGTTTTCCCTATGAAGACGAC GTCATGGAGGCCATCCAGAAAGCCCACGATGGAAAACCAGTGGAGAAGATCATAAAGAGCCGCCCACCTTGCGTCATACTCTAA